The Synergistaceae bacterium DZ-S4 genome contains a region encoding:
- a CDS encoding pyridoxamine 5'-phosphate oxidase family protein, translating to MFRSMRRCKQLLSDKDTEAVVKRCTNGVLACCGDNDYPYAVPVSFVYHNEKIYFHSAKAGHKIDAIQRNPKVSFAVIDEDRIVSKEYTSYFRSVIAFGRARMVEGEERLEAFRALVEKYSGDQPEEAKHKEITGCTNACIVAIDVDHITGKEAIEFVRAKNG from the coding sequence ATGTTCAGAAGCATGAGAAGATGCAAACAGCTCTTGTCCGATAAAGATACTGAGGCTGTAGTGAAGAGATGCACGAACGGTGTCCTTGCATGCTGCGGGGATAACGATTACCCATACGCTGTCCCGGTCAGTTTCGTTTATCATAACGAAAAGATATACTTCCATTCGGCTAAGGCGGGGCACAAAATAGACGCGATCCAAAGAAACCCAAAGGTGTCTTTCGCTGTCATTGATGAGGACAGAATAGTCAGCAAGGAGTACACATCATATTTCCGAAGCGTAATTGCCTTTGGCAGGGCAAGGATGGTTGAAGGAGAAGAACGGCTTGAAGCCTTCCGGGCACTTGTTGAAAAATATTCAGGGGACCAGCCTGAGGAGGCAAAACACAAGGAAATTACAGGCTGTACGAACGCATGCATAGTTGCAATAGATGTGGACCATATTACTGGCAAAGAGGCCATAGAATTCGTAAGGGCAAAGAACGGATAA
- a CDS encoding EAL domain-containing protein, with protein MTADKNETKDPSANNGEMDGRKTRINSIILSVIVLLVVALHLRFAWNRYNDIASSEAVMLAQSMESLLHPEHISELSGTEKDLDNPAYIMTKLSLQKLVETNNPIRFAYLLGEDNGSMIFLIDSESPDSPNYSPPGQIYEEAGETDWLPFKTAKTVLTEPTTDRWGTWISALVPIKDPADGRVIAVLGLDYSASQWNDRIWERMIPDIVIVISLLILFLVMLRTWNQHSLLIKLNKKMAFNEALYRSVFEQAPIGIAIADENRYVSQSEYGQMNANPMFEQIIGWKNEDLSKINWTDITHQEDLNLNIKKYEEFKEGKTGGYSIEKRFIKPDGSTVWTNMKVSPLLGYSDARSYHLCLLEDISARKAAEESLKESERSKSVLLSHLPGMAYRCSYDPDWTMHFVSDGCMELTGYSPESLLNNRDLSFNDLIAPEYSDRLWNEWKRILADRLPFKHEYEIITAEGKRKWVLELAEGIFNDQCEVEALEGIIIDISDRKEVENLLRYTNEHDRWTGLFNRYYLENMLKHDAGKDFYEKRALISINLGSVQSLTRVYGFHYTQDLIKKTANAFSEYSTDKRILFSTYENRFVYYMKGYKDRNELLEFTEILIEILESLLATERIGGGIGIMELESYDDIDVDTLLKKLLIASEKAIKIYDDNFGACFYDEEMEIEIIREQDIKSELARIAAGENIETLFLQFQPIIDLKSDKIKGFEALARMKNEKLGLVPPLEFIPVAEKTKLIIPIGYIIFMQSFRFLNRLKEIGYENINISVNVSAVQVLEKDFTVELLNIIKEMQVDPNNIIVEITESVFSSNYEDINKILGELRNSGIKIAIDDFGTGYSSLAREQELNVDCLKIDKYFIDKLLEVNPDYAITAEVISMAHKMGHYVTAEGVEYENQKEYLIKNGCDSFQGYLFARPLDEDEAVKILIKEKNIDQNTEI; from the coding sequence ATGACAGCAGATAAAAATGAAACTAAGGATCCTTCTGCAAACAATGGCGAAATGGACGGAAGGAAAACAAGGATCAATTCGATCATCCTCTCTGTGATCGTATTGTTGGTGGTTGCCCTTCATCTGCGTTTTGCATGGAACAGATACAACGATATTGCCTCATCTGAAGCAGTCATGCTTGCACAATCCATGGAATCCCTTTTACATCCGGAGCACATATCAGAATTATCCGGCACAGAAAAAGACCTTGATAACCCTGCGTACATAATGACAAAACTTAGTCTGCAAAAGCTTGTTGAAACAAATAATCCAATCAGGTTCGCTTATTTATTGGGTGAAGATAATGGAAGCATGATATTTTTAATAGATTCAGAATCACCTGATTCACCGAATTATTCGCCACCGGGACAAATTTACGAAGAAGCAGGAGAAACTGACTGGCTGCCTTTTAAGACAGCTAAAACAGTTCTTACTGAACCTACGACAGATAGATGGGGGACTTGGATCAGTGCTCTTGTACCCATAAAAGACCCTGCTGACGGAAGAGTCATTGCTGTACTCGGACTAGATTATTCGGCATCTCAGTGGAATGACCGCATATGGGAGCGCATGATCCCGGATATAGTAATTGTAATAAGCCTGCTTATACTATTTTTGGTAATGCTCAGAACATGGAACCAACATTCTTTACTTATAAAACTCAACAAAAAAATGGCTTTTAATGAGGCTCTTTACCGGAGTGTTTTTGAACAGGCTCCTATTGGGATCGCTATTGCGGATGAAAACAGGTATGTATCTCAGTCAGAATATGGGCAGATGAATGCCAACCCCATGTTCGAACAAATAATTGGATGGAAAAATGAAGATTTGTCTAAAATTAACTGGACGGACATAACTCATCAAGAAGACCTTAATTTAAATATCAAAAAATATGAAGAGTTCAAAGAGGGCAAGACCGGCGGCTATTCTATAGAAAAGCGTTTTATTAAGCCTGACGGATCGACGGTATGGACAAATATGAAGGTATCCCCTTTGCTCGGCTACTCTGATGCCAGATCATACCATCTCTGCCTGCTCGAAGACATATCTGCGCGCAAGGCAGCTGAGGAGTCGCTTAAAGAGAGCGAGAGGAGCAAATCCGTTCTTCTTTCCCACCTTCCCGGAATGGCATACAGGTGCAGTTATGATCCTGACTGGACAATGCATTTTGTTTCTGACGGTTGCATGGAACTGACCGGATACTCACCGGAAAGCCTTTTGAATAACAGGGATCTCTCGTTTAACGATCTCATAGCACCGGAATACAGTGACAGGCTATGGAATGAATGGAAGCGTATCCTTGCTGACAGGCTGCCTTTTAAACATGAATATGAGATCATAACGGCTGAAGGAAAACGAAAATGGGTCCTTGAGCTTGCAGAAGGCATATTTAATGACCAGTGCGAGGTTGAAGCTCTTGAAGGGATCATCATCGACATATCAGACAGGAAAGAGGTCGAAAATCTACTCAGATATACCAATGAACATGATAGATGGACCGGCCTGTTTAACAGATATTACCTTGAAAACATGCTTAAACATGACGCAGGCAAGGATTTTTATGAAAAAAGAGCCCTAATCAGCATTAATTTGGGTTCAGTACAGTCATTGACAAGGGTTTATGGATTTCATTACACACAGGATCTGATCAAAAAAACAGCCAACGCGTTCAGCGAATATTCTACTGATAAACGAATATTGTTTTCGACATACGAAAACCGTTTCGTTTACTACATGAAAGGTTATAAAGACAGGAATGAATTGCTTGAGTTTACTGAAATTCTGATAGAGATCCTGGAATCCCTGCTTGCAACTGAAAGGATAGGCGGCGGCATAGGGATAATGGAATTAGAGAGTTACGACGATATAGATGTTGACACCCTTTTGAAAAAACTTCTTATTGCCTCTGAAAAAGCGATCAAAATTTATGACGACAATTTTGGAGCATGTTTTTACGATGAAGAAATGGAAATAGAAATAATCCGTGAGCAGGATATAAAGAGTGAGCTTGCCCGGATCGCTGCCGGTGAAAATATTGAAACCCTTTTTCTCCAGTTCCAGCCTATCATTGACCTTAAATCAGACAAGATAAAGGGGTTCGAGGCATTGGCCAGGATGAAAAATGAAAAACTTGGCCTGGTTCCTCCTCTGGAATTTATTCCTGTGGCAGAGAAGACTAAACTTATTATCCCTATTGGCTATATAATTTTTATGCAGTCATTCCGTTTCCTCAACAGGCTGAAGGAAATAGGGTACGAGAACATCAACATTTCAGTCAATGTCTCTGCAGTTCAGGTTTTGGAAAAGGATTTCACTGTCGAGCTGCTCAATATTATTAAAGAGATGCAAGTTGATCCCAACAATATTATTGTTGAGATCACAGAGTCGGTGTTTTCTTCAAATTATGAGGATATTAATAAAATTCTTGGTGAGCTGAGAAACTCAGGGATCAAGATCGCAATAGATGATTTTGGCACAGGTTATTCATCTCTTGCAAGAGAACAGGAATTAAATGTTGATTGTCTGAAGATAGACAAATATTTTATAGACAAGCTTCTGGAGGTAAATCCTGATTATGCTATAACGGCAGAAGTAATATCGATGGCGCACAAGATGGGCCATTATGTTACAGCAGAAGGGGTGGAATATGAAAACCAAAAAGAATATCTTATTAAAAACGGTTGTGACAGTTTCCAGGGATATCTCTTTGCCAGACCGCTTGACGAAGATGAAGCTGTAAAAATTCTGATAAAAGAGAAAAACATTGACCAGAATACCGAAATATAA
- a CDS encoding DUF5752 family protein, with protein sequence MADAKIKPFRFMESAVLLLATGIRAQTLRELYAGLKQVDDSSIYFHFWGRMVRPHISESEFNNDFASWINSSLRDFKLAEALGAINPVKFQNFDDIRNVILDILDKRLENDDFLSWKKADRDFHFIACKKLVFDTGTEAASLEEFPDAVRNCSRESFFYHFIDGRRRSPECKDDFTLWLEQFPEESASLRKRLKNVDSYLFSLSELKAQVLSIIDDWKAGKGGMM encoded by the coding sequence ATGGCAGATGCAAAGATCAAACCTTTCAGATTTATGGAGTCCGCAGTCCTGCTCCTTGCGACGGGGATAAGGGCACAGACGCTCCGTGAGTTGTATGCAGGCCTTAAACAGGTAGATGACAGTTCGATCTACTTCCATTTCTGGGGGCGTATGGTCAGGCCCCACATTTCTGAGTCGGAATTCAACAACGACTTCGCCTCATGGATAAACAGCAGTCTCAGGGATTTCAAACTCGCAGAAGCTTTGGGGGCCATAAACCCGGTCAAATTCCAAAACTTCGACGATATACGCAATGTTATTCTGGATATCCTTGACAAAAGGCTGGAAAACGATGATTTCCTAAGCTGGAAGAAAGCAGACCGTGACTTCCATTTCATCGCATGTAAAAAATTGGTCTTCGACACGGGGACTGAGGCTGCCTCCCTTGAAGAATTTCCCGATGCCGTGAGAAACTGCAGCAGAGAGAGCTTCTTCTACCATTTCATTGACGGCAGGAGGCGTTCTCCCGAATGCAAGGATGATTTTACGTTATGGCTTGAGCAGTTCCCCGAAGAGTCCGCGTCTTTGAGGAAGAGGCTCAAAAATGTCGATTCCTACCTCTTTTCCCTCTCTGAACTCAAGGCACAGGTCTTATCGATAATCGACGACTGGAAGGCCGGCAAAGGGGGCATGATGTGA
- a CDS encoding C69 family dipeptidase yields MIRLRFLLLIILTFTLQAPAFSCTTTIAGKNATADGSVMVSHSDDGLSDASLVFVPAMDHAPGSMRPVFYSNESLGFKPEWGGTQTHRLITRGRGPVYDKKGLPASIPLGFIPQVAHTYAYFDANYGIMNEHQLTIGECTDLAKVHPEPEPGKRIFYSSELSRVALERTKTSREAVKLMGGLIETYGYYGTGETLLVGDPNEGWVMEMAGCDMDGSGGVWVAQRVPDDKIFVAANQFRIREIDPNSPDIMFSKNIFEIAEKKGWWKPSDGKLDFAKVYGDGEFHHPYYSLRRVWRAMSLLAPSLGLSPWAEDAFTKDYPFAVKPDKKVTVEDIAAIHRDNYDGTEFDLTVGLAAGPFGNPTRYEGNAESVADSEGKLTTLVGEFERPLDIYRCVYSYVAQSRSWLPDEVGGVLWFGPDRPSTNALLPFYCGMADLPKEIQQANILDLRMDSVWSAFNFVANYCTIKWSYMIKDIREVREEVEKRAFAVQDLLETNAVELLKKGRVAEARKMLTVYCSENTVEVLDAWHKLAERLYVKYNDGYLNTAEEIGQPLFYPSWWLEKVGYGNGPTDYRKKK; encoded by the coding sequence TTGATTAGACTTAGATTTTTATTATTGATCATCCTCACATTCACACTGCAGGCCCCTGCGTTTTCCTGTACGACTACGATAGCGGGCAAGAACGCGACTGCGGACGGTTCCGTTATGGTTTCGCATTCCGACGACGGGCTCAGTGACGCAAGCCTTGTTTTCGTGCCGGCGATGGACCATGCGCCCGGATCGATGCGGCCTGTCTTTTATTCAAATGAATCACTCGGATTCAAGCCTGAATGGGGAGGCACCCAGACTCACAGGCTGATCACCAGGGGAAGGGGCCCGGTCTATGACAAAAAGGGACTGCCCGCCTCTATCCCGCTCGGATTTATCCCGCAGGTCGCCCACACCTACGCCTACTTTGACGCGAATTACGGAATAATGAACGAACACCAGCTGACGATAGGCGAGTGCACGGACCTGGCAAAAGTACACCCGGAACCGGAGCCCGGAAAAAGAATATTCTATTCATCTGAACTTTCAAGAGTTGCATTGGAGAGAACAAAGACTTCCCGGGAAGCCGTAAAACTGATGGGCGGGTTGATCGAGACCTACGGATATTACGGAACAGGTGAGACCCTTCTCGTCGGTGATCCGAATGAAGGCTGGGTCATGGAGATGGCCGGCTGCGATATGGACGGGTCCGGAGGCGTATGGGTAGCCCAAAGGGTCCCGGATGACAAGATATTCGTCGCGGCAAACCAGTTCCGCATAAGGGAGATAGATCCGAACAGCCCGGACATAATGTTCTCAAAGAACATATTTGAGATCGCCGAGAAAAAGGGATGGTGGAAGCCGTCCGACGGAAAGCTCGATTTTGCTAAGGTCTACGGAGACGGGGAATTCCACCACCCATACTATTCGCTCAGGCGTGTATGGAGGGCGATGTCGCTCCTTGCCCCGTCGCTCGGACTTTCACCGTGGGCAGAGGACGCGTTCACAAAGGATTACCCTTTTGCGGTCAAACCGGACAAAAAGGTCACCGTTGAAGATATCGCCGCCATACACAGGGACAACTACGATGGCACGGAGTTCGATCTCACCGTGGGTCTGGCTGCCGGACCGTTCGGAAACCCGACGAGATATGAGGGCAACGCCGAGTCCGTCGCGGACTCCGAGGGAAAACTTACAACGCTTGTGGGTGAATTTGAGAGGCCGCTCGATATTTATCGCTGCGTATATTCCTACGTTGCCCAGTCCCGCAGCTGGCTGCCCGATGAGGTCGGAGGAGTCCTCTGGTTCGGCCCCGACAGGCCCTCTACGAACGCACTGCTGCCTTTCTACTGCGGGATGGCGGACCTTCCGAAGGAGATCCAGCAGGCAAACATACTGGACCTGAGGATGGACAGCGTATGGTCGGCCTTCAACTTCGTGGCGAATTACTGCACGATAAAGTGGTCGTATATGATAAAGGACATAAGGGAAGTCAGGGAAGAGGTTGAAAAGAGGGCCTTCGCCGTGCAGGATCTTCTTGAGACCAATGCCGTGGAGCTGCTGAAGAAGGGCAGAGTGGCAGAGGCAAGAAAAATGCTGACCGTATACTGCAGCGAAAATACCGTGGAAGTGCTCGATGCATGGCACAAGCTGGCAGAAAGGCTCTATGTCAAGTATAATGACGGATACCTGAACACAGCCGAAGAGATAGGACAGCCTCTTTTCTATCCTTCCTGGTGGCTGGAAAAAGTCGGTTACGGAAACGGACCTACCGATTACCGCAAGAAAAAATAA
- a CDS encoding DUF6485 family protein — translation MKVPFCTCVDHQCRCNPINHPHGCTPCIAKCLAEKEIPVCFYRKIDPNMDRKQDYTFKGFARFVTDHEEKS, via the coding sequence ATGAAAGTCCCATTCTGCACCTGTGTTGACCATCAATGCCGCTGCAATCCCATAAATCACCCGCACGGCTGCACTCCGTGCATCGCGAAGTGCCTTGCCGAAAAGGAGATACCTGTCTGCTTCTATCGTAAAATTGACCCCAACATGGACAGGAAGCAGGATTACACGTTCAAGGGCTTTGCCAGATTCGTGACCGACCACGAAGAGAAGTCCTAA
- a CDS encoding tautomerase family protein → MPVIKIDCSAMEVEKKEQLIKSLTQTASSIMGIPEAAYVVLINEMCKDNIGVGGEMLSKKQH, encoded by the coding sequence ATGCCGGTGATCAAGATCGATTGTTCCGCTATGGAAGTCGAAAAGAAGGAGCAGCTGATAAAGTCTCTCACACAGACAGCCAGCAGCATAATGGGCATCCCAGAGGCCGCCTATGTGGTCCTCATCAATGAAATGTGCAAGGACAACATAGGGGTGGGGGGAGAGATGCTGTCAAAGAAACAGCACTGA
- a CDS encoding TAXI family TRAP transporter solute-binding subunit, with the protein MNVLNKIRFSVMVLAVSLMIALLALPSVAQEYVNIGTGPTGGTYYPVGSGIAKIWSDNVPDLKATAQASGGTRNNIQLMEAGDAEVIFADGLYYDAYNGLASYIGQPKKFIRALVPLYPEAVHIVVLKGSGIKSIQDLKGKKVSVGAVGGSVSLTAETLFKHAGLDPKKDMKLEYLGHAESVNAFMDKNIDAAVTVGAIGIASVVEPMTLGIVELIDVSNDLVEKMIKTTPYFAKMTIPAGSYKGQEKDVKTFSSPNILAVHEKIGESTAYMMTKTLFQNKNDLVVISARMAAMDAAKIKDIKIPLHPGAIRYYKEIGLIK; encoded by the coding sequence GTGAATGTTTTGAACAAGATAAGATTCTCGGTAATGGTTCTTGCAGTATCGCTTATGATCGCCTTGCTTGCACTTCCCTCGGTGGCCCAGGAATACGTAAACATAGGAACTGGACCCACAGGCGGGACGTACTATCCTGTAGGTTCAGGTATAGCAAAAATTTGGAGCGACAACGTACCGGACCTAAAGGCTACGGCACAGGCCAGCGGAGGTACCCGCAACAACATCCAGCTCATGGAAGCCGGTGACGCGGAAGTAATCTTTGCGGACGGCCTTTACTATGACGCATACAACGGCCTGGCAAGCTATATCGGCCAACCGAAGAAATTCATCCGCGCTCTTGTACCTCTTTATCCTGAGGCGGTGCATATCGTTGTCCTCAAAGGAAGCGGAATTAAAAGCATCCAGGACCTTAAGGGCAAAAAAGTATCAGTCGGAGCTGTAGGCGGCAGTGTATCCCTTACAGCGGAGACCCTTTTTAAACATGCAGGGCTTGACCCGAAAAAAGATATGAAGCTGGAATATCTCGGACATGCAGAGTCTGTCAATGCTTTTATGGATAAGAACATTGATGCAGCAGTTACAGTTGGAGCCATTGGGATCGCAAGCGTTGTCGAACCGATGACGCTTGGGATAGTTGAACTTATTGACGTATCGAATGATCTTGTCGAAAAAATGATCAAGACTACACCATATTTTGCAAAAATGACTATCCCAGCGGGAAGCTATAAGGGTCAGGAAAAAGATGTTAAAACCTTCAGCAGCCCCAATATCCTTGCAGTACACGAAAAAATTGGAGAAAGTACAGCTTATATGATGACCAAAACGCTTTTCCAAAACAAAAACGACCTGGTAGTTATCAGCGCAAGGATGGCTGCAATGGACGCGGCAAAAATAAAGGACATCAAGATCCCTCTTCATCCGGGTGCGATAAGATATTACAAGGAGATAGGGCTCATAAAGTAA
- a CDS encoding ornithine cyclodeaminase family protein has protein sequence MQAISTDEVMEAVADAYVLFDKGTCYIPDRAFFAHGGNKMIYMPCFAPDALITKILSFFPENYKKGKPTLDGVVLWKDPESGEILSIMDAKKITALRTGAAAGLAVRYLSDPGSKRLGIVGTGMQGLHLAMFASTVRQIEEIFLYDTFRKEADTFANDLEKLLGRRVKCTLCGDASELLQKSEIVITATTSTQPVLPNDPALLADKCFVGVGSYSPSMREYPAALWNVVDTAYADLEYAMEESGDLSQPIKEGLLKPEQVHKISTLLGGSVTPPYKGKSNFFKTVGMSLVGLTTAAAVYKNAKKREIGQAIQG, from the coding sequence ATGCAGGCAATTTCAACCGATGAAGTTATGGAAGCAGTGGCTGATGCTTACGTCCTTTTTGACAAAGGCACCTGTTACATTCCAGACAGGGCGTTCTTTGCTCACGGCGGCAATAAAATGATCTATATGCCATGTTTTGCCCCTGATGCTCTTATCACGAAGATACTCTCCTTTTTCCCTGAAAACTACAAAAAGGGAAAGCCCACCCTGGACGGAGTAGTGCTTTGGAAAGATCCTGAAAGCGGAGAAATACTGTCCATCATGGATGCTAAAAAGATCACGGCGTTGCGTACCGGTGCCGCTGCGGGCCTTGCTGTCCGGTATTTATCAGATCCCGGGAGCAAAAGGCTTGGAATAGTCGGTACTGGGATGCAGGGGCTTCATCTGGCAATGTTCGCCTCTACAGTTCGTCAGATCGAAGAGATATTCCTTTACGATACTTTCCGTAAAGAGGCAGACACATTCGCAAATGACCTTGAGAAATTGCTGGGACGCCGTGTGAAGTGCACACTGTGCGGCGATGCCTCAGAACTGCTCCAAAAAAGCGAGATAGTTATAACGGCAACTACTTCCACACAGCCGGTCCTACCGAACGACCCAGCTCTTCTTGCGGACAAGTGCTTCGTCGGAGTCGGTTCTTATTCGCCCTCTATGCGTGAATATCCCGCCGCACTCTGGAACGTTGTTGATACAGCATACGCCGATCTGGAGTACGCCATGGAAGAGAGCGGAGACCTCAGCCAGCCGATAAAAGAAGGCCTGCTCAAGCCTGAACAGGTACACAAGATAAGTACCCTGCTGGGAGGGTCTGTAACACCTCCCTATAAGGGAAAAAGCAATTTCTTCAAGACGGTAGGGATGTCGCTTGTAGGTCTGACGACTGCAGCAGCCGTATATAAAAACGCAAAGAAAAGGGAGATTGGTCAGGCGATCCAGGGCTGA
- a CDS encoding prolyl-tRNA synthetase associated domain-containing protein — MLFISDILTTVPEFYQTPLHEKVYKTLMELEIPFQRVETEEIITMEDCIQVNQKLQMKMVKTLFLCNRQQTEFYLFITCGDKPFKSKEFSSALGISRLSFVPAELMEKMLGTKIGSATVFSALLDKKDALRIVFDKDVAEEEWYGCSDGTTTGYMKVKTGDILHKFLGHTKHPVEILTI, encoded by the coding sequence ATGTTGTTTATCAGTGACATCTTAACGACTGTGCCGGAGTTTTATCAGACTCCGCTGCATGAAAAGGTCTATAAAACGTTGATGGAACTTGAGATCCCATTTCAGCGCGTCGAGACCGAAGAGATCATAACGATGGAGGACTGCATTCAGGTAAATCAAAAGCTGCAAATGAAGATGGTGAAGACGCTCTTTCTGTGCAATCGTCAGCAGACTGAATTTTATCTTTTCATCACTTGTGGTGATAAACCATTCAAATCAAAGGAATTTTCATCGGCTCTTGGAATTTCCCGTCTTTCTTTTGTACCTGCAGAACTGATGGAGAAGATGCTCGGAACAAAAATAGGCTCTGCCACTGTATTTAGTGCTTTGCTCGATAAAAAAGACGCCTTAAGAATAGTTTTTGACAAGGACGTTGCCGAGGAAGAATGGTATGGATGCAGCGACGGTACAACGACCGGCTACATGAAAGTAAAGACCGGGGATATACTGCATAAATTTCTGGGTCACACAAAGCATCCTGTTGAAATATTAACGATTTAG
- a CDS encoding LysR family transcriptional regulator, with product MSIQKYLVFIKTVELGSFTKAAEALGYSQSGISRMISDLERDWEVPLLERGRSGVNLTSDGLKLLPYAKNICSEHEKMQMQISEMHGLQSGLIRIGAFASMATNWLPDMIKRFKGDYPHIEYELLLSDYAEIENWILEGRVDCGFLRLPTKPELETVFLENDRLLVVLPEDHPMAEHDCFPASALSDETFILPQKTMEPEIAEIITRYRIKPKVQFVTCSDYAVMSMVECGLGISILPELMLKRTPYRIVAKELDVPVCRKICLAMRNKKNLSLAAKRFLDYLQYRNTPENGRSLRTLKEDLTQGS from the coding sequence ATGAGCATTCAAAAATACCTCGTATTTATTAAAACCGTAGAGCTAGGCAGTTTTACGAAGGCGGCCGAAGCACTGGGTTATTCACAGTCCGGCATCAGCCGAATGATCAGCGACCTGGAGAGGGATTGGGAAGTGCCCCTTCTTGAGCGTGGGCGTTCGGGCGTGAACCTGACTTCCGACGGCCTCAAACTGCTTCCTTACGCAAAAAACATCTGCAGCGAACATGAAAAGATGCAAATGCAGATCAGCGAGATGCATGGACTTCAGTCCGGATTGATTCGTATTGGTGCTTTTGCAAGCATGGCGACCAACTGGCTTCCTGACATGATAAAAAGATTCAAAGGGGATTACCCCCATATAGAATATGAGCTTCTCCTAAGTGATTACGCAGAAATAGAAAACTGGATCCTTGAAGGGCGTGTTGACTGCGGCTTCCTCAGGCTGCCCACAAAACCCGAACTGGAAACGGTATTTTTGGAAAATGACCGTCTGCTAGTAGTACTGCCGGAGGATCACCCGATGGCGGAACACGATTGCTTTCCCGCATCAGCTTTGTCTGACGAGACCTTTATACTTCCTCAAAAAACAATGGAACCCGAAATTGCCGAAATCATCACACGATATAGGATCAAGCCAAAGGTGCAGTTTGTGACCTGCAGCGATTACGCCGTAATGTCGATGGTCGAATGCGGCCTGGGCATCAGCATACTGCCGGAGCTCATGCTGAAAAGGACCCCGTACCGGATAGTAGCCAAGGAACTTGATGTGCCTGTCTGCCGTAAAATCTGTCTGGCGATGAGAAATAAGAAAAACCTCTCACTTGCAGCTAAGCGCTTTTTGGATTATCTCCAATATCGAAACACCCCCGAGAATGGCCGCTCTTTAAGGACGTTAAAAGAGGACCTGACACAAGGGTCTTAG
- a CDS encoding nitroreductase family protein gives MSVHEPKWLTPEEQEVFERVIYQRRTVRQWDLKRYVDDELIDKVLKAGLWGPHGCNLQSIRYMVIREDVEPGLFEGSDVPGGPVHVVVMQDRRCYDANKLMPPFNLLLDCGAATQNIVLAAHAYGLGGCWLTFSDVMRERLIKHYSIPEHYDVVTYVDMGWPDQSPCPIWRCGVEEAVVYRSLSNMKK, from the coding sequence TTGAGCGTACACGAACCCAAATGGCTCACTCCCGAGGAACAGGAAGTCTTTGAAAGGGTAATTTATCAGAGGCGTACGGTACGCCAGTGGGATCTTAAACGCTATGTCGACGATGAACTTATCGACAAGGTGCTTAAGGCCGGGCTTTGGGGTCCGCATGGCTGTAACCTGCAGTCCATAAGATATATGGTTATACGCGAAGATGTTGAACCCGGACTGTTTGAAGGAAGCGATGTTCCGGGCGGACCGGTCCATGTAGTTGTGATGCAGGACAGGCGTTGCTACGATGCAAATAAGCTTATGCCTCCATTTAACTTGCTTCTGGACTGCGGTGCGGCTACTCAGAACATCGTCCTTGCTGCCCACGCATACGGATTGGGGGGCTGCTGGCTCACTTTCTCGGATGTGATGCGCGAGAGGCTGATAAAACACTACTCTATCCCCGAACATTACGATGTAGTCACCTATGTCGATATGGGCTGGCCTGATCAGAGTCCCTGCCCTATCTGGCGCTGCGGTGTGGAAGAGGCGGTCGTATACCGTTCTTTGTCCAATATGAAAAAGTAA